One genomic segment of Amycolatopsis sp. Hca4 includes these proteins:
- a CDS encoding multidrug efflux SMR transporter produces the protein MGWITLIAAGLVEIAWSQSIKPTENFTRPWPTLLCFALGAAAVYLLSRAMDTVPVGTAYAVFTGIGAVGAIVLGVVVNKDPLSLGRVAALALIVGGVVLARVTS, from the coding sequence ATGGGTTGGATCACGCTGATCGCCGCCGGGCTCGTCGAGATCGCCTGGTCGCAGAGCATCAAGCCGACGGAGAACTTCACCCGGCCGTGGCCGACGCTCCTGTGCTTCGCGCTCGGCGCCGCCGCGGTCTACCTGCTGTCGCGGGCGATGGACACCGTCCCGGTGGGCACCGCCTACGCGGTGTTCACCGGGATCGGTGCCGTCGGCGCGATCGTGCTCGGCGTCGTCGTGAACAAGGACCCGCTCAGCCTCGGCCGGGTGGCCGCGCTGGCCCTGATCGTCGGCGGCGTCGTGCTCGCGCGGGTCACTTCGTGA
- a CDS encoding TIGR03086 family metal-binding protein, protein MDLRELDRRTLLLLDKLVAGVTPADLARPTPCAGWTLADLLRHQVGENHAFATAAREGSAPDWDAGVLGDDPYAAYRASVDDFLDAFAGDAVLERQLTINHFGTFPGAIAAHMHLVDTLAHGWDLARTLDLPYEPDAEAVYVATKLAERIPDEGRERNGSFARSVEVPPGASELDRFLALLGRDPAWSLS, encoded by the coding sequence ATGGATCTCCGCGAACTCGACCGCCGTACCCTGCTCCTCCTCGACAAGCTCGTCGCCGGCGTGACCCCGGCCGACCTCGCGCGGCCCACCCCGTGTGCCGGCTGGACGCTGGCCGACCTGCTCCGCCACCAGGTCGGCGAGAACCACGCCTTCGCGACCGCGGCCCGCGAGGGCTCGGCGCCAGACTGGGACGCCGGCGTCCTCGGCGACGACCCCTACGCCGCGTACCGGGCGTCCGTCGACGACTTCCTCGACGCCTTCGCCGGCGACGCCGTGCTCGAGCGGCAGCTCACCATCAACCACTTCGGCACGTTCCCCGGCGCGATCGCCGCGCACATGCACCTGGTCGACACCCTCGCGCACGGCTGGGACCTGGCCCGCACGCTCGACCTGCCCTACGAGCCGGACGCCGAAGCCGTGTACGTCGCCACGAAGCTGGCCGAGCGGATCCCGGACGAAGGCCGCGAGCGGAACGGCTCGTTCGCCCGCAGCGTCGAGGTGCCGCCGGGCGCGAGCGAGCTCGACCGGTTCCTCGCCCTCCTCGGCCGCGACCCCGCCTGGTCCCTCAGCTGA
- a CDS encoding LysM peptidoglycan-binding domain-containing protein, giving the protein MSILAERGHARPATPVPAPLRPVRVLRGRRGEVHRPPTRARVVAGRRPAGSPCAAPRRVGVRWPWLVALAVGSCLVVTALGLSGGGAAEAPVPVRTATVSVGQGDTLSSIAARFAPDSDPGAVVARIEELNRLDGAVLVPGLPLTVPVAGDVPAP; this is encoded by the coding sequence ATGTCCATTCTGGCCGAACGCGGACACGCGCGCCCGGCGACCCCGGTCCCGGCGCCCCTCCGGCCGGTCCGCGTCCTGCGCGGACGCCGCGGCGAGGTGCACCGCCCGCCGACCCGCGCGCGGGTCGTGGCGGGCCGCCGCCCGGCGGGCTCGCCGTGCGCGGCGCCCCGGCGGGTGGGGGTGCGGTGGCCGTGGCTGGTCGCGCTCGCGGTGGGCAGCTGCCTCGTGGTCACCGCACTGGGGTTGTCCGGCGGCGGGGCGGCGGAGGCCCCGGTCCCGGTGCGGACGGCGACGGTGTCCGTGGGCCAGGGCGACACGCTCTCGTCGATCGCGGCGCGGTTCGCGCCGGACAGCGACCCGGGTGCCGTCGTCGCCCGGATCGAGGAGCTGAACCGGCTGGACGGCGCGGTGCTGGTGCCGGGGTTGCCGCTGACGGTCCCGGTCGCCGGCGACGTTCCGGCGCCCTGA
- a CDS encoding vitamin B12-dependent ribonucleotide reductase: MTETVGTGARAATGKKSKAAGGLSVQRVFTTEGQHPYDQVTWEQRDVVMTNWRDGSVNFEQRGVEFPDFWSVNATNIVTSKYFRGAVGSPQRERSLKQLIDRVVHTYVKAARDFGYFATPQDLEIFEHELTWMLLHQVFSFNSPVWFNVGTSSKQQVSACFILAVDDTMESILNWYREEGLIFKGGSGAGLNLSRIRSSKELLTSGGTASGPVSFMRGADASAGTIKSGGATRRAAKMVVLDVDHPDIEEFIQTKAREEEKIKVLRDAGFDMDLSGADISSVQYQNANNSVRVSDEFMHAVENGTDFGLRARLTGEVIDRTDAKKLFRTMAQAAWECADPGIQYDGTINDWHTCPESGRITASNPCSEYMHLDNSSCNLASLNLLKFVTPEGTFDAPLFARAVEFVITAMDVSICFADFPTEPIADTTRKFRQLGIGYANLGALLMALGHAYDSEGGRALAAAITSLMTGVSYRRSAEMAQVVGAYEGYARNAEAHQRVMRKHAAANELVRTYHSNDAAVRALATEEWQKGIEIGVKHGWRNAQASVLAPTGTIGFMMDCDTTGIEPDFSLVKFKKLVGGGSMQIVNQTVPRALEALGYPAEQVEAIVEYVAQHGHVVDAPGLRPEHYEVFDCAVGERSIAPMGHVRMMAAVQPFLSGAISKTVNMPESATVEEVEEIYFQGWKLGLKALAIYRDNCKVGQPLSTAKKTSETAAAEPEKVVEYRPVRKRLPKKRPSQTVSFTVGGAEGYLTAGSYPDDGLGEIFVKLGKQGSTLAGVMDAFSMSISVGLQHGIPLEFYVSKFSNLRFEPAGMTDDPDIRIATSVMDYLFRRLALDYLPYEKRSQLGILSADERSAEVEAAYGNPGVDLEALQSTVDASPEPHAEEPQHPHREAQTTTELMELRLGKAADAPLCMTCGTKMRPAGSCYACEGCGATSGCS; the protein is encoded by the coding sequence ATGACGGAAACCGTGGGAACGGGGGCCCGCGCGGCCACCGGCAAGAAGAGCAAGGCCGCCGGCGGGCTGAGCGTGCAGCGCGTCTTCACGACCGAAGGGCAGCACCCGTACGACCAGGTCACCTGGGAGCAGCGGGACGTCGTCATGACCAACTGGCGTGACGGCTCGGTCAACTTCGAACAGCGCGGCGTCGAGTTCCCCGATTTCTGGTCGGTCAACGCCACGAACATCGTCACCAGCAAGTACTTCCGCGGCGCCGTGGGCAGCCCGCAGCGCGAGCGCAGCCTCAAGCAGCTGATCGACCGGGTCGTGCACACCTACGTCAAGGCCGCCCGCGACTTCGGCTACTTCGCCACGCCGCAGGACCTCGAGATCTTCGAGCACGAACTCACCTGGATGCTGCTGCATCAGGTCTTCAGCTTCAACTCGCCGGTCTGGTTCAACGTCGGCACCTCGTCGAAGCAGCAGGTCAGCGCCTGCTTCATCCTCGCCGTCGACGACACCATGGAGTCGATCCTCAACTGGTACCGCGAAGAGGGCCTGATCTTCAAGGGCGGCTCCGGCGCCGGCCTCAACCTCTCCCGCATCCGCTCCTCGAAGGAGCTGCTGACCTCCGGCGGCACCGCGTCCGGCCCGGTCTCGTTCATGCGCGGCGCCGACGCGTCCGCGGGCACCATCAAGTCCGGCGGCGCCACCCGGCGCGCGGCGAAGATGGTCGTGCTCGACGTCGACCACCCGGACATCGAGGAGTTCATCCAGACCAAGGCGCGCGAAGAGGAGAAGATCAAGGTCCTCCGCGACGCCGGGTTCGACATGGACCTCTCCGGCGCGGACATCTCCTCGGTGCAGTACCAGAACGCGAACAACTCGGTCCGCGTGTCCGACGAGTTCATGCACGCGGTCGAGAACGGCACCGACTTCGGCCTGCGCGCCCGGCTCACCGGCGAGGTCATCGACCGCACCGACGCCAAGAAGCTCTTCCGCACGATGGCCCAGGCCGCGTGGGAGTGCGCCGACCCCGGCATCCAGTACGACGGCACGATCAACGACTGGCACACCTGCCCGGAGTCGGGCCGGATCACCGCGTCCAACCCGTGCAGCGAGTACATGCACCTGGACAACTCGAGCTGCAACCTCGCGTCGCTGAACCTGCTGAAGTTCGTCACCCCCGAGGGCACCTTCGACGCGCCGCTGTTCGCCCGTGCCGTCGAGTTCGTCATCACGGCGATGGACGTCTCGATCTGCTTCGCGGACTTCCCGACCGAGCCGATCGCCGACACCACGCGGAAGTTCCGCCAGCTCGGCATCGGCTACGCCAACCTGGGCGCGCTGCTGATGGCGCTCGGCCACGCGTACGACTCCGAAGGCGGCCGCGCGCTCGCGGCGGCGATCACCTCGCTGATGACCGGCGTGTCGTACCGGCGTTCCGCGGAGATGGCCCAGGTCGTCGGCGCGTACGAGGGTTACGCGCGCAACGCCGAAGCGCACCAGCGCGTGATGCGCAAGCACGCGGCGGCGAACGAGCTCGTCCGCACCTACCACTCGAACGACGCCGCGGTCCGCGCGCTGGCGACGGAGGAGTGGCAGAAGGGCATCGAGATCGGCGTGAAGCACGGCTGGCGCAACGCGCAGGCGTCGGTGCTCGCGCCCACCGGCACCATCGGCTTCATGATGGACTGCGACACGACCGGCATCGAGCCGGACTTCTCGCTGGTCAAGTTCAAGAAGCTGGTCGGCGGCGGCTCGATGCAGATCGTCAACCAGACGGTGCCGCGCGCGCTGGAGGCGCTGGGCTACCCGGCCGAGCAGGTCGAGGCGATCGTGGAGTACGTGGCGCAGCACGGCCACGTCGTCGACGCGCCGGGGCTGCGTCCCGAGCACTACGAGGTGTTCGACTGCGCGGTCGGCGAGCGCTCGATCGCGCCGATGGGGCACGTCCGGATGATGGCCGCGGTGCAGCCGTTCCTGTCGGGTGCGATCTCCAAGACGGTCAACATGCCGGAGTCGGCGACGGTCGAAGAGGTCGAGGAGATCTACTTCCAGGGCTGGAAGCTCGGCCTCAAGGCCCTCGCGATCTACCGCGACAACTGCAAGGTCGGCCAGCCGCTGTCGACGGCGAAGAAGACTTCGGAGACCGCCGCCGCCGAGCCGGAGAAGGTCGTCGAGTACCGCCCGGTCCGCAAGCGCCTGCCGAAGAAGCGCCCGAGCCAGACGGTGTCGTTCACGGTCGGCGGCGCGGAGGGCTACCTGACGGCGGGCTCGTACCCGGACGACGGCCTCGGCGAGATCTTCGTCAAGCTCGGCAAGCAGGGCTCGACCCTGGCGGGCGTGATGGACGCGTTCTCGATGTCCATTTCGGTCGGCCTCCAGCACGGCATCCCGCTCGAGTTCTACGTCTCGAAGTTCTCCAACCTCCGCTTCGAGCCGGCGGGCATGACGGACGACCCGGACATCCGGATCGCGACGAGCGTGATGGACTACCTGTTCCGCAGGCTGGCCCTGGACTACCTGCCGTACGAAAAGCGTTCCCAGCTGGGCATCCTCTCGGCAGACGAGCGCTCGGCCGAAGTCGAGGCGGCGTACGGCAACCCGGGTGTGGACCTGGAGGCCCTGCAGTCCACAGTGGACGCCTCACCGGAGCCCCACGCGGAGGAACCGCAGCACCCGCACCGCGAAGCCCAGACGACAACGGAGCTGATGGAGCTCCGCCTCGGCAAGGCCGCGGACGCCCCGCTGTGCATGACATGCGGAACGAAGATGCGCCCGGCAGGCTCGTGCTACGCCTGCGAAGGCTGCGGCGCGACTTCGGGTTGTAGCTGA
- the nrdR gene encoding transcriptional regulator NrdR, producing the protein MRCPFCRHADSRVVDSREVDEGQAIRRRRSCASCGRRFTTSETMVLAVVKRSGVTEQFSRDKVVSGVRRACQGRPVDDDALQQLAQRVEESIRSAGLAEIPSHEVGLAILGPLRELDGVAYLRFASVYRSFSSVEDFEKEIADLREAMAGAAAQEDSDQREDGD; encoded by the coding sequence ATGAGGTGCCCGTTCTGCCGGCATGCGGACTCTCGGGTCGTCGACTCCCGAGAGGTGGATGAAGGCCAGGCGATCCGCAGGCGGCGCTCGTGCGCGTCGTGCGGACGGCGGTTCACGACGTCGGAGACGATGGTGCTCGCCGTCGTCAAGCGGTCCGGGGTCACCGAACAGTTCAGCCGGGACAAGGTGGTGAGCGGCGTCCGCCGCGCCTGCCAGGGCAGGCCGGTCGACGACGACGCGCTGCAGCAGCTCGCGCAGCGCGTGGAGGAGTCGATCCGCTCCGCCGGGCTGGCGGAGATCCCGAGTCACGAGGTCGGCCTGGCCATCCTGGGCCCGCTGCGTGAGCTCGACGGGGTCGCCTACCTCCGGTTCGCCAGTGTCTACCGCTCCTTCTCGTCGGTCGAGGACTTCGAGAAGGAGATCGCCGACCTCCGTGAGGCCATGGCGGGTGCTGCTGCCCAGGAGGACAGCGATCAGCGCGAAGACGGCGACTGA
- a CDS encoding TetR/AcrR family transcriptional regulator, with protein MPERADAARNRAKVLAAAEELFTTRGAAEVTMEDIARAAGVGRGTLYRRYPDRASIAIALLDEHERRLQESLLRGDPPLGPGAPPAERLAAFYTAMVQLLERHAPLVLGAEVGHSRFTTGAYGFWWTHVRVLCEAAGAADPDVLADVLLAPLAPELFLHQASRGVPPERIAATLRWLANLL; from the coding sequence ATGCCCGAACGCGCCGACGCGGCCCGCAACCGCGCGAAGGTCCTCGCGGCGGCCGAGGAGCTGTTCACCACCCGCGGCGCGGCGGAAGTGACGATGGAGGACATCGCGCGAGCGGCCGGCGTCGGCCGCGGGACGCTGTACCGCCGATATCCGGACCGGGCGTCGATCGCCATCGCCCTGCTGGACGAGCACGAGCGCCGGCTGCAGGAGTCGTTGCTCCGCGGCGACCCGCCCCTGGGTCCGGGCGCCCCGCCGGCCGAGCGCCTGGCGGCGTTCTATACGGCGATGGTGCAGCTGCTGGAGCGGCACGCGCCCCTGGTGCTGGGCGCGGAAGTCGGCCATTCCCGCTTCACGACCGGTGCGTACGGGTTCTGGTGGACACACGTCCGCGTCCTGTGTGAAGCGGCCGGCGCGGCGGATCCGGACGTCCTGGCCGACGTGCTGCTGGCCCCGCTGGCGCCCGAGTTGTTCCTGCACCAGGCGTCCCGCGGCGTGCCGCCGGAGCGGATCGCCGCAACCCTGCGGTGGCTGGCCAATCTGCTTTAG
- a CDS encoding esterase-like activity of phytase family protein, with the protein MRWVVAVAAVFVGVLGSPVPASAAPAPEKLCTVKDSRIGELSGLVSDGERLYAINDGGSKVQVFVLGRDCKVQKVLTDKTDPFDVEDLARTPDGTLWLSDTGDNKKGRLTVALLELSPQGKLTLHRLTYPDGQHDTEALILDKAGTPYLITKDILGEARVYRPSGPLASPGPTPLEKVGTVKIATTDTQGGPVGSIGSVLVTGGASMADGSAVALRTYTDAYVYAAPDGDVLAALQRTPVRIPLPGEKQGEAIAFDPDGTLVSGSEGVGEPLRTVRGAAALAAQSGAPAEGTTSTGTSTSAGSAGDGAGLPILPAAGITLAVVGLGWFGFSKLRRRARR; encoded by the coding sequence GTGCGCTGGGTTGTCGCGGTCGCGGCGGTGTTCGTGGGGGTGCTCGGTAGTCCCGTGCCGGCTTCGGCGGCTCCCGCCCCGGAGAAGTTGTGCACGGTGAAGGACTCGCGCATCGGCGAGCTGTCCGGCCTGGTCTCCGACGGCGAGCGGCTGTACGCGATCAACGACGGCGGCAGCAAGGTCCAGGTGTTCGTGCTGGGCCGGGACTGCAAGGTGCAGAAGGTCCTCACGGACAAGACCGACCCGTTCGACGTCGAGGACCTGGCCCGCACGCCCGACGGGACGCTGTGGCTGTCCGACACCGGTGACAACAAGAAGGGCAGGCTGACGGTCGCCCTGCTCGAGCTGAGCCCGCAGGGCAAGCTGACGCTGCACCGGCTCACCTACCCGGACGGCCAGCACGACACCGAAGCGCTGATCTTGGACAAGGCGGGCACGCCGTACCTGATCACCAAGGACATCCTCGGCGAGGCCCGCGTGTACCGGCCTTCGGGGCCGCTGGCCAGCCCGGGACCGACCCCGCTGGAGAAGGTCGGCACGGTGAAGATCGCGACGACGGACACCCAGGGCGGCCCGGTGGGCTCGATCGGCTCGGTCCTGGTGACGGGCGGTGCTTCGATGGCCGACGGCAGCGCGGTCGCGCTGCGGACGTACACGGACGCCTACGTGTACGCGGCTCCGGACGGCGATGTACTGGCGGCGCTGCAGCGCACCCCGGTGCGGATCCCGCTGCCGGGGGAGAAGCAGGGTGAAGCGATCGCGTTCGACCCGGACGGGACGCTGGTCTCGGGCAGCGAAGGCGTCGGCGAGCCCCTCCGCACGGTGCGGGGCGCGGCGGCACTGGCCGCGCAGTCCGGCGCACCGGCGGAGGGAACGACCTCGACCGGGACGAGCACGTCCGCCGGCTCGGCGGGGGACGGGGCCGGGCTCCCCATCCTCCCCGCCGCCGGGATCACGCTCGCGGTGGTCGGCCTCGGCTGGTTCGGCTTCAGCAAGCTACGCCGCCGAGCCCGCCGCTGA
- a CDS encoding prolyl oligopeptidase family protein, which yields MSVEDLYLWLEDVTGEDALGWVRTRNDETLAELTTGARFAELRDELREVLDADDRIPYVRRRGEFLYNFWQDASHPRGLWRRTTLESYRQAEPEWELLLDVDALAEAEGENWVWQGATVLRPAYRRGLVELSRGGADATVVREFDLDAHEFVEDGFTLPEAKTRIGWIDEDRVYVGTDFGPGSLTSSGYPRLAKEWRRGTPIEEAVTVFEGKPDDVSIGAFHDPTEGFERDFVSRAIDFYRSELHLKTPGGLVKIDVPDDASASVHREWLLVRPRTAWTTGGTEHPAGSLIAIGFDAFLAGDRDFTTLFTPDEHTSLSYWAWTRHHLLLGTLRDVRTELRTLTPGPGPGAWTDEPLAGGPEFGSADIFDTDPDVSDEYLIDSSGFLQPSTLSYGHVGEEVEVLKQAPAFFDASGMSVAQYFATSEDGTKIPYFVVRPSGAEGGPTLLTGYGGFEVSLTPSYSGMVGRGWLARGGTYVVANIRGGGEYGPGWHTQAIKAERHRVYEDFAAVAADLVTRGITTPSRLGIQGGSNGGLLMGVMLTRYPDRFGAIVSQVPLLDMRRYHLLLAGASWMAEYGDPDEAAEWEYISRYSPYQNVHSGRTYPPSLFVTSTRDDRVHPAHARKMVARMREQGHDVRYHENIEGGHGAAADNEQLAFKWALVFEFLWEQLTK from the coding sequence ATGAGTGTCGAGGATCTTTATCTGTGGCTGGAAGACGTGACCGGCGAAGACGCGCTCGGCTGGGTGCGCACGCGCAACGACGAGACGCTGGCCGAGCTGACCACCGGCGCCCGGTTCGCCGAACTGCGTGACGAGCTGCGCGAGGTGCTCGACGCCGACGACCGGATCCCGTACGTGCGCCGCCGCGGCGAGTTCCTCTACAACTTCTGGCAGGACGCGAGCCACCCGCGCGGCCTGTGGCGGCGCACGACGCTGGAGTCCTACCGGCAGGCCGAGCCCGAGTGGGAACTGCTGCTCGACGTCGACGCGCTGGCCGAGGCCGAGGGCGAGAACTGGGTCTGGCAGGGCGCGACCGTGCTGCGGCCGGCCTACCGGCGCGGCCTGGTCGAGCTGTCCCGCGGCGGCGCCGACGCCACGGTCGTGCGCGAGTTCGACCTCGACGCGCACGAGTTCGTCGAAGACGGCTTCACCCTCCCGGAGGCGAAGACCCGGATCGGCTGGATCGACGAAGACCGCGTCTACGTCGGCACGGACTTCGGCCCGGGGTCGCTGACCAGCTCCGGGTACCCGCGGCTGGCCAAGGAGTGGCGCCGCGGCACCCCGATCGAAGAAGCCGTCACGGTCTTCGAGGGCAAGCCCGACGACGTCTCGATCGGCGCGTTCCACGACCCGACCGAAGGCTTCGAGCGCGACTTCGTCAGCCGCGCGATCGACTTCTACCGCTCGGAACTGCACCTGAAGACGCCCGGCGGGCTGGTCAAGATCGACGTCCCGGACGACGCGAGCGCGTCCGTGCACCGCGAATGGCTGCTGGTGCGGCCGCGGACGGCGTGGACCACCGGCGGCACCGAACACCCGGCCGGTTCCCTGATCGCCATCGGCTTCGACGCCTTCCTGGCCGGCGACCGGGACTTCACCACGCTGTTCACGCCGGACGAGCACACCTCGCTGAGCTACTGGGCCTGGACGCGCCACCACCTGCTGCTCGGCACGCTGCGGGACGTCCGCACCGAACTGCGCACGCTGACACCCGGCCCCGGCCCCGGCGCCTGGACCGACGAGCCGCTGGCCGGCGGCCCGGAGTTCGGCAGCGCGGACATCTTCGACACCGACCCCGACGTCAGCGACGAGTACCTGATCGACTCCAGCGGCTTCCTCCAGCCGTCGACGCTCAGCTACGGGCACGTCGGCGAAGAGGTCGAAGTGCTGAAGCAGGCTCCGGCGTTCTTCGACGCTTCGGGTATGAGCGTGGCGCAGTACTTCGCGACGTCGGAGGACGGCACGAAGATCCCGTACTTCGTCGTGCGGCCGTCCGGCGCCGAAGGCGGCCCGACGCTGCTGACCGGCTACGGCGGCTTCGAGGTCTCGCTGACGCCGTCCTACAGCGGGATGGTCGGCCGCGGCTGGCTCGCCCGCGGCGGCACGTACGTCGTGGCGAACATCCGCGGCGGCGGCGAGTACGGGCCCGGCTGGCACACCCAGGCCATCAAGGCCGAGCGGCACCGCGTGTACGAGGACTTCGCCGCCGTGGCCGCGGACCTGGTGACGCGGGGGATCACGACGCCGTCGCGGCTGGGGATCCAGGGCGGCAGCAACGGCGGGCTGCTGATGGGCGTGATGCTGACGCGCTACCCGGACCGGTTCGGCGCGATCGTCAGCCAGGTGCCGCTGCTGGACATGCGCCGCTACCACCTGCTGCTGGCCGGCGCGTCCTGGATGGCCGAGTACGGCGACCCGGACGAGGCCGCGGAGTGGGAGTACATCTCCCGCTATTCCCCGTACCAGAACGTCCACAGTGGACGTACGTATCCGCCGTCGCTGTTCGTGACCTCGACCCGCGACGACCGCGTGCACCCCGCCCACGCCCGCAAGATGGTGGCGCGGATGCGTGAGCAGGGGCACGACGTCCGGTATCACGAGAACATCGAAGGCGGCCACGGCGCCGCGGCGGACAACGAGCAGCTGGCGTTCAAGTGGGCGCTGGTGTTCGAGTTCCTGTGGGAGCAGCTCACGAAGTGA
- a CDS encoding neutral zinc metallopeptidase: MNDAEPPWPAPARPPEPAWAPEPNPWAPSWAAAPPVPIAPPRSRFWGAVTGVLIVVVSISLIAATIPRRVDGRAFAAEGADTGRAYDGTGKTPKAVPELARNPLLGEGISPGPATCNLPDLGRAAEQLKAYYGALVACLEQSWRPALEKANEPTLAVTVSVTLPEHSSCGAAPTENEAVAYYCGGDKTIYAPTDWMLTDAGLNKARHIATLAHEYGHHVQRESGILSAAADKMTSPNEDSAADKEVVRRIELQANCFGALFLTAVAGSGSITRSLANAAVADYGRANDSDTHGSREHQLSWAKAGYEGKATKACDTWSAPVAEVS; this comes from the coding sequence GTGAACGACGCCGAACCGCCGTGGCCGGCTCCGGCCCGGCCGCCGGAACCCGCGTGGGCGCCGGAGCCGAACCCGTGGGCCCCGAGCTGGGCCGCGGCCCCGCCCGTCCCGATCGCGCCGCCGCGCAGCCGGTTCTGGGGCGCGGTCACCGGCGTCCTGATCGTCGTCGTCTCCATCTCCCTGATCGCGGCCACCATCCCGCGCCGGGTGGACGGCCGCGCGTTCGCTGCGGAGGGCGCCGACACCGGCCGGGCGTACGACGGCACGGGCAAGACGCCGAAGGCGGTGCCCGAGCTGGCCCGCAATCCGCTGCTCGGCGAAGGCATCAGTCCCGGGCCGGCCACCTGCAACCTGCCCGACCTCGGCCGGGCGGCCGAGCAGCTCAAGGCCTACTACGGAGCCCTCGTCGCCTGCCTGGAGCAGTCGTGGCGCCCGGCGCTGGAGAAGGCGAACGAGCCGACGCTGGCCGTCACCGTGTCGGTGACGCTCCCGGAGCACAGCTCGTGCGGTGCGGCGCCGACGGAGAACGAGGCCGTCGCCTACTACTGCGGCGGCGACAAGACGATCTACGCCCCGACCGACTGGATGCTCACCGACGCCGGCCTCAACAAGGCCCGGCACATCGCGACGCTCGCCCACGAGTACGGCCACCACGTGCAGCGCGAAAGCGGCATCCTCTCCGCGGCGGCGGACAAGATGACCTCGCCGAACGAGGACAGCGCGGCCGACAAGGAGGTCGTGCGCCGGATCGAGCTGCAGGCCAACTGCTTCGGCGCGCTGTTCCTGACCGCCGTGGCCGGCAGCGGCTCGATCACCCGGTCGCTGGCGAACGCCGCGGTCGCCGACTACGGCCGGGCCAACGACAGCGACACCCACGGCTCGCGCGAGCACCAGCTGTCCTGGGCGAAGGCGGGCTACGAGGGCAAGGCCACGAAGGCGTGCGACACGTGGAGCGCGCCGGTCGCCGAGGTCAGCTGA
- the lexA gene encoding transcriptional repressor LexA, translated as MPEVYDVDETLTVRQQQVLDVIRTWVSRFGYPPSVREIGEAVGLTSTSSVSHQLRALQRKGYLRRDANRPRAVGVLAATDDNPMGIEMDQQPVMPKAAYVPLVGRIAAGGPVLAEQAIEDVFPLPREIVGEGELFLLKVTGDSMVDAAITDGDWVVVRQQPDADNGEIVAAMIDGEATVKTFKRKGGHIWLMPHNEAYEPIPGDDATVLGKVVAVLRRL; from the coding sequence ATGCCCGAGGTGTACGACGTTGACGAGACGCTCACCGTCCGCCAGCAGCAGGTGCTCGACGTGATCCGCACGTGGGTGAGCCGGTTCGGCTACCCGCCGAGCGTCCGCGAAATCGGCGAAGCGGTCGGGCTGACGTCGACGTCGTCGGTCTCGCACCAGCTGCGCGCGCTGCAGCGCAAGGGCTACCTGCGCCGGGACGCGAACCGGCCGCGCGCGGTCGGCGTGCTCGCGGCGACCGACGACAACCCCATGGGCATCGAGATGGACCAGCAGCCGGTGATGCCGAAGGCGGCGTACGTGCCGCTGGTCGGCCGGATCGCCGCCGGTGGCCCGGTGCTGGCCGAGCAGGCCATCGAGGACGTCTTCCCGCTGCCGCGGGAGATCGTCGGCGAGGGCGAGCTGTTCCTGCTGAAGGTCACCGGTGACTCGATGGTCGACGCGGCCATCACCGACGGCGACTGGGTCGTGGTCCGGCAGCAGCCGGACGCGGACAACGGCGAGATCGTCGCGGCGATGATCGACGGCGAGGCCACGGTCAAGACGTTCAAGCGCAAGGGCGGCCACATCTGGCTGATGCCGCACAACGAGGCGTACGAGCCGATCCCCGGTGACGACGCCACGGTGCTCGGCAAGGTCGTCGCCGTGCTAAGGCGGTTGTGA